A segment of the Prochlorococcus marinus CUG1416 genome:
CAGGTATTAACCTACCGATAATAACATTTTCTTTTAAACCTCTTAACCAATCAGATTTACCTTCAATTGCAGCTTCAGTCAGAACCCTAGTAGTTTCTTGGAATGAAGCTGCTGATATAAAGCTATCTGTATTTAGGGAGGCTTTAGTTATACCCAATAAAACCGGAGTAAACTCTGCTGGAGCCCCTCCTGTAATTGCCATTGCTTGATTAGTATCCTCTACTTGCCTCAATTCTATAAGTTCACCAGGCAAGAGAGTAGTATCCCCAGCATCCTCAATGCGGACTTTACTTGTCATTTGTCTGACAATAACCTCAATATGCTTATCATCGATTGCAACACCCTGAGACTTATAGACGTTTTGGACTTCATTTACCATACTTCTTTGTAGTTTTGATATAGATTCTCGAGCTGCCTCCATTAGAGGTTTTTGATCTTTTAAATCAATGAAGTAACAATCTAATAATTCATGCGGGTTAATTGGACCATCAGTTAAAATTTCTCCACCTGTAACTTGTTGTCCATCACTAACCATTATATTTTGTCCAATTAAGAGTTGATATTCGTTAACCAAATCATCTTTTTCAATAACGGATAAAGAAACTGATTCTTCATCATTACCTTCTTTAATCTGAACAATTCCAGATTTTTTACACAAAATCGCAGAATCTCGGGGTCTCCTAGCTTCTAACAACTCTTCAATTCTAGGTAATCCTTGAACAATATCTCCAGTTTTCTGCCGCTCAAAAACAAGTAAAGCTAAACCATCTCCCCTCAGAACTAAATCGCCATCTTTAACATGTAAAACTGAATCAGGAGAAACCATATAAGGCCTTCCAAGTCTTAAGGTTACTGAACTACTAGAAATTGCTTCAATTTCTCCACAAGAAGTAGATTTATCAGATTCACTAATAGGATCACCATCAACTACGCGATCACCGACTTTAACGACTGCTTTCTTACTAATCTTAATTTGAATTTTATCTTCCTCCCTTTCAACGATTAACCTTCTTATGGGCTCATCGTCTATAACATTTGGTAATTGAACCAATCCCTTTTCCTTACAAAGAATTTGAGTAGTAGCTATTACATCTCCTGCTTTAACTATTTGATTATTATTAACTTGCAATTCTGTATGTGTTGAGCCATGACTTGAGTCTGATATAGTATCTCTTCTCACTAGGATAGACTCTAATATTACTAAATTTAATCTATTAATTGATGCATCATTTTTATCTTCAATCGACTCGACATCAATAGTCATTTGAGGAGTAGCATCAAAACTTTCAATGCTTAAATGGGTTCTAAGTAATTCAACTCCTTCAACTGATTTTATCAATTCACCGTCTTTATAAGTAAGCCTTTGGATGGCTTTTAAGCCTAAATGTGGTCCTTTTTCCTGCTTAACGTGAGATAATTGGGGTAATTCTGCTTGATCAGGAATAGTAAATTCTTCTACAGTTCTTAATAGTAAGCCTTTACATTTAGGAGTTTCTAACTTTTGCACAAATAGAATTTCTTTATTATCAATACCATCCAAAATCTTTTCTCCTGGATTTACTAGATTTCCTTCTTCGGTAAATCTATTTAAAACTTCTTCATCTTTGCACTCATGAAAAGTTCCATTTCTTACAGTTATTTCACGGAGAATATCATTTTTCTGAGTCACCGTAACAATTCCTGATGTTTGACTAAAAATATCTTTTACAACTTCTGTCCCTGCTTCAATCCATTTCATATCTTCAATCATTAGAAGGGATATATCCTTGTTTATTTCATGTGTCTCTTGGGGAATCCAAAGCAATGTTCCCCCTTGACTAACTTCAAAACCATTTTTAGATGATCTTGCTTTTTTGACACTTAATCCAGGCGAATATTTTACTAACCCTCCAGTTTTTGTACGGAACCTTTCATCCGTTAAATCTGCTATGACCTCACCATTACTTATTTTACTCTGAGGGGAAGTGTTCAAACGATAGGAGGTTCCATCGCTAGATTCCAAATGATATGTTTGACCTGAGTGGGTAGATTCTTCAATTAATTTATAATTAATTAAAGACATTGAAGTAGTAACAATCTGAACTTCCCTTGAATCTCCTATTGATTCTCTTAATCTAACTTGTCCGCCAAACTCACTTGATTGACTTGCCTCTGCTAAAACAGTTCCTTCATCTACAAAATCTTCAGATGAAACAACTGGTTTTGCATTAGGTGGTAAGTTATAAACATCTCCAGCTAAGACCCATAACCTGCCTAATCTTTGAGCTTTTAAAGTAATATTTCCCTGCCTATCTGTAACCTCCTTTGGTTGAATAACCTTGTCGTACTTGACTTGACCAGCTAAGTCACAAATAACATCTTTTGTTGCTTTTTCAACGCTCTTTTTAACAGCCCCAGCAGTTATCTGAGCAACAGTTATGTCAGAATTAATTTCTTCACCATCATCTACGAATAAAAGCGATCCACTAGAAACTTCAATTTTTTGAGCTTTGTTAGAGTTATTTGCTTGAGGAACTATTTTTAATATGAAATCAACTTCCGCTTGTTTAGCTTCTACGCCATGAGGAGTTCTATAACCTCTAACCTTTGCTTTTGAGCTAAATTCTACTTTGCCAGAAATCTTTGATCTTACAACTCCACTTTCAGCCGTTGAGACACCTCCAGTATGGAAAGTTCTCATTGTCAATTGGGTTCCTGGTTCTCCAATAGATTGAGCAGCAATGATTCCTACTGCTTCACCTAAGTCAACAAGATGATTATGAGCCAAAGCCCATCCATAACATCTCCGACAAACGGATCTATTTGCTTCACATGTTAAAGGGGATCTTATTTTTACATTTGTAATTGATGCTTTCTCAATTTTTTCTGAAAATACAGGATCAATTGCAGTATTATGAGGAATAATTAAGTTGTTTTCAGAATCTAATATGTCCTCAGCTGTGAGTCTTCCAAGAAGCCTTGCTCCAAATTTACCATCTTCAGCTTCAACAACTATTGATCGTTCTGTTCCACAGTCTTCTTCTCTGACAATTACATCTTGAGCAACATCAACTAATCTTCGAGTCAAATAGCCAGAATCCGCAGTTCTTAATGCAGTGTCTACCAAACCTTTCCTTGCTCCATAAGAGGAAATTACATATTCAGTAACAGTGAGTCCTTCTCTAAAGTTTGTTCTTATTGGCAGGTCAATGATTTCTCCTTGAGGATTAGCCATTAATCCTCTCATACCAACAAGTTGTCTTACCTGAGACATGTTTCCTCTCGCTCCTGAATTCGCCATCATCCAAACGGAATTCAGAGGATCATTTTGATTGAAATTATTTTTAACAGCATCTACTAATCTCTCATTAGTTTCAGTCCATGTATCAATAACTTTTGTGTGTCTCTCAACTTCTGTAATTTCACCGAGTCTGTAGCATTCTTCTGTAGCAGATATTTGTTCTTCAGCTTGTCCTATCAAATCTTGTTTAGCTTCAGGAACTTTTAAGTCATCTACTGAAATAGAAACAGCAGCTTGGGTAGCATATTTAAATCCTAAGTCCTTTAAATTATCAGCCATAGCTGCAGTTATAGCAGTGCCATGAGTTTTATAAGCCCAAGAGACTAAATTTTTTAAGGCTTTCTTGTCAACTACTTTATTCTTGAATGATGGCGGCGTTTTAGCTAAAGCAGGCATTGTAACTGGATTATTCTTTTTTGAGTTCTTAGTAGTTTTACGTACTCTAGAAGTTTTTTTAGATTTGGATGATGTCATGATTTTTAAATGAATGAAAAATTTTTTTAGAGATTACGTTTTAGATATAGAATCAATAATGGTATAGTTCATTACTACTCTCCCAACTGTTGTCAAAACAAATCTGCTTATTAAGTTATTCTGAGAGTCAAATCTATCTCTTCTTAAATTCCAGGTTTCTAACCTTGAGCCGTCTTCTAGCTCTTCAGTTTTTTGTGGATTAATCATTTCGTCCTCATCTTCAACTTCTCCATTAAATCTAACCCAAACCCATTCATGTAAGCTGATTCTTTTATCTTCAAAAGCAAAAATTACATCTTCCAGTGAAGCAAATGTACTCTTATTATCTCCAAAATCAGGTTTTTGATAATTTGGTTGCAAAGCCGTCAGATAATAAGATCCCAAAACCATATCTTGTGATGGAGTAACAATGGGTTCCCCAGTAGCTGGAGAAAGAATATTATTACTCGCTAACATAAGCATACGTGCTTCAGTTTGTGCCTCTAACGCTAAAGGAACATGAACTGCCATTTGATCTCCATCAAAGTCAGCATTAAATGCAGGACAAACTAAAGGATGGAGTTGTATTGCTCTTCCTCCAACTAACTTAGGTTCGAAAGCTTGAATTCCTAACCGGTGCAATGTAGGTGCTCTGTTTAAAAGAATTGGGTGACCTTCAATCACTTCTTGAAGTACCTGCATAACTTCATCATCAGCTTTTTGTATTAACTTTTTTGCAGCTTTAATATTGTTTACAATATTTTGCCTTATTAATCTATGAATTACAAAAGGCTGAAAGAGCTCAATAGCCATTTCCTTTGGGAGACCACACTGATGCATTTTTAATTTGGGCCCCACAACTATTACAGATCTTCCTGAATAATCAACACGCTTACCGAGAAGATTCTGTCTAAATCTTCCTTGTTTTCCTTCAATGATGTCACTAAGTGACTTAAGAGCTCTATTGTTGGCTCCAACAACAGTCCTTCCCCTCCTTCCATTATCTATAAGAGCATCTACTGCCTCCTGAAGCATTCTTTTTTCATTTCTAACAATAATTTCAGGAGCTAAGATTTCTTGAAGTCTTGCTAATCTATTATTTCTATTTATCACTCTTCTGTAAAGATCATTTAAATCCGAAGTTGCGAATCTTCCCCCATCAAGTTGAACCATAGGTCTAAGATCTGGAGGTATAACGGGAATTGCATCTAAGACCATCCATTCTGGTTTTGCATTAGTTGCAATGAAATTATCAATAACTCTTATCCTTTTTATCAGTTTTGCCCTTTTCTGACCCTTACTATTTGTAATTTCTTCTCTAAGCTCCTCAGCAACCTGATTCAAATCAAGGTCCTCAAGTAATTGTTTCAGGGCCTCAGCACCAATACCAACAAAAGGTTCATTTTCAATAGTTGAATCTTCAGCATAGATTTCATCTTCAATTTCCAGCCATTCATCCTC
Coding sequences within it:
- a CDS encoding DNA-directed RNA polymerase subunit gamma; protein product: MTNSNLRTENHFDYVKISIASPQRIMDWGQRTLPNGQVVGEVTKPETINYRTLKPEMDGLFCEKIFGPSKDWECHCGKYKRVRHRGIVCERCGVEVTESRVRRHRMGYIKLAAPVSHVWYLKGIPSYVAILLDIPLRDVEQIVYFNCYVVLDPGDHKELKYKQLLTEDEWLEIEDEIYAEDSTIENEPFVGIGAEALKQLLEDLDLNQVAEELREEITNSKGQKRAKLIKRIRVIDNFIATNAKPEWMVLDAIPVIPPDLRPMVQLDGGRFATSDLNDLYRRVINRNNRLARLQEILAPEIIVRNEKRMLQEAVDALIDNGRRGRTVVGANNRALKSLSDIIEGKQGRFRQNLLGKRVDYSGRSVIVVGPKLKMHQCGLPKEMAIELFQPFVIHRLIRQNIVNNIKAAKKLIQKADDEVMQVLQEVIEGHPILLNRAPTLHRLGIQAFEPKLVGGRAIQLHPLVCPAFNADFDGDQMAVHVPLALEAQTEARMLMLASNNILSPATGEPIVTPSQDMVLGSYYLTALQPNYQKPDFGDNKSTFASLEDVIFAFEDKRISLHEWVWVRFNGEVEDEDEMINPQKTEELEDGSRLETWNLRRDRFDSQNNLISRFVLTTVGRVVMNYTIIDSISKT
- a CDS encoding DNA-directed RNA polymerase subunit beta' yields the protein MTSSKSKKTSRVRKTTKNSKKNNPVTMPALAKTPPSFKNKVVDKKALKNLVSWAYKTHGTAITAAMADNLKDLGFKYATQAAVSISVDDLKVPEAKQDLIGQAEEQISATEECYRLGEITEVERHTKVIDTWTETNERLVDAVKNNFNQNDPLNSVWMMANSGARGNMSQVRQLVGMRGLMANPQGEIIDLPIRTNFREGLTVTEYVISSYGARKGLVDTALRTADSGYLTRRLVDVAQDVIVREEDCGTERSIVVEAEDGKFGARLLGRLTAEDILDSENNLIIPHNTAIDPVFSEKIEKASITNVKIRSPLTCEANRSVCRRCYGWALAHNHLVDLGEAVGIIAAQSIGEPGTQLTMRTFHTGGVSTAESGVVRSKISGKVEFSSKAKVRGYRTPHGVEAKQAEVDFILKIVPQANNSNKAQKIEVSSGSLLFVDDGEEINSDITVAQITAGAVKKSVEKATKDVICDLAGQVKYDKVIQPKEVTDRQGNITLKAQRLGRLWVLAGDVYNLPPNAKPVVSSEDFVDEGTVLAEASQSSEFGGQVRLRESIGDSREVQIVTTSMSLINYKLIEESTHSGQTYHLESSDGTSYRLNTSPQSKISNGEVIADLTDERFRTKTGGLVKYSPGLSVKKARSSKNGFEVSQGGTLLWIPQETHEINKDISLLMIEDMKWIEAGTEVVKDIFSQTSGIVTVTQKNDILREITVRNGTFHECKDEEVLNRFTEEGNLVNPGEKILDGIDNKEILFVQKLETPKCKGLLLRTVEEFTIPDQAELPQLSHVKQEKGPHLGLKAIQRLTYKDGELIKSVEGVELLRTHLSIESFDATPQMTIDVESIEDKNDASINRLNLVILESILVRRDTISDSSHGSTHTELQVNNNQIVKAGDVIATTQILCKEKGLVQLPNVIDDEPIRRLIVEREEDKIQIKISKKAVVKVGDRVVDGDPISESDKSTSCGEIEAISSSSVTLRLGRPYMVSPDSVLHVKDGDLVLRGDGLALLVFERQKTGDIVQGLPRIEELLEARRPRDSAILCKKSGIVQIKEGNDEESVSLSVIEKDDLVNEYQLLIGQNIMVSDGQQVTGGEILTDGPINPHELLDCYFIDLKDQKPLMEAARESISKLQRSMVNEVQNVYKSQGVAIDDKHIEVIVRQMTSKVRIEDAGDTTLLPGELIELRQVEDTNQAMAITGGAPAEFTPVLLGITKASLNTDSFISAASFQETTRVLTEAAIEGKSDWLRGLKENVIIGRLIPAGTGFSGFVEELASEAGPHPDILAEESGGYRRAQNLRPDYTVDMPQTPAVSSTAILDDPSDEDLETTRNRHGIDPTSSNFAAFARPSAENQFSEDQLPDPAALEGLQEEGLLSDE